In the genome of Candoia aspera isolate rCanAsp1 chromosome 4, rCanAsp1.hap2, whole genome shotgun sequence, the window GTGACATTGAAAAGACTATTGTCTGCATGATACATGTACACATGTATCTGAGTATTTTCTCCAAGGCCTTTATTGCTACCCAACCAGTTGTTATTCTGTCACATAGTTCTTGACTGTTGGTGATGATCTTCTTATCTAGAGACTATACAACCTTGGCATATACTCCCCACATAGTTCACTCATCACTCCCAGAAACACCACCCCCCttccatgatgaggcagcatagcaggattGGAGGATGTGTGTGTGGAAAGAAAATGCAGTTACCCAAAACCCTTATAATAGAAGAAGGCCAGAGATTCATTGTGTCTCACAAATTTGTAGACTTCTTCAATTTAGATAAGGAGCAGCAAAATGTAGCCTCTTTTAATGTTGAACTAAAACTCTAATTATTCCTGATTATTGGTAATGTTAGTATGACCTAATGGATCTAACAATTTACATCTGCTGGAGGGTCAGAATCCTCATCCTGATTTAGATGAAGTCCATCGCAATTTTCATATTCTATTaagatgttttgttttacttatctataaaaaaataaagctagTTCAGATGAAAGTTGGAATTCTAGTTTGGTCTCTCAAGAAAAGTCATTGTGGTTTGCAAATCCCAGCTGACTTGTCTGgactcagaaactaagcagaatTGGGCACTGTTAATTCTTGGATGGTAGATGCTACAAAATCCCAGGGCCACGGTCCAGATAAGAAGttgaaaggggggagggggggaggcacATCTTAGAAGAAGACAGTAAAAAATCTTTTctatattgttaccaagaaaacacaCATAAATCTATCCATGAAATTACCGGGAGTCAAACATACCTTGAACAAGACCTTAGATTTATACCTCAAGGACACATTTGTAATCATCATGAGATTTAAATTTCAAGGATACATCTGTAGTTACATGGAAAGAATAATTAACATGGATGTAATTGCATGAGTTATAATGACTTCCCTCTGGCAAAAGTATGCATGCAAATTTTCCTGTTTGAAAATTGTTTTGCTGCCATTGTTTGATTTATAATATTCCCATGGTGGCAGCTTTAGTGGACTATTAAAATAGTTAGAGATGCTTGTGATAACTCATAGAATTTATTTCAAGATGGCATTTTAGCAACTAATATATAAGACAAGATAAGGAGTTAATTATTAAGAGAAATTCTCAGTAATACATATAGAGGAATTATATTTATCTGCTTTAGATTATTAGAAGGCTAAAGAGTTTTTCAGCATCAAGTATCTTACAACATTTAGAGATAGTTTAAGCCTGAATTATTTCAGTGTTTAAGTATCTTCAGCTGAAAATggttaagaaaaaataattagaaatatcTTGCTTTTATGTTAAGGTTTGAAGGCATTATTTTATATCCCATGAACTGTGGATGTGTCAGATCTGTATATGATGTGAAATTCtgtgattttaagaaaaaaaaatgtatttaaagaatCTTGATtcaatattatttctttaaatcagtCGAAATATATTACTGCCACTGATGTATAATAATTGAAGTTATTGATATAAATATCTTTTACAACAGTTATCTTTGAGAATGAGAGATATgctcccagattttttttctttttctgtttctcttactTGGCCCAATTAGGACCTCAACAGAAGACCAAATATTATTGGTCTGATTGTGATTAATATAGAAAGTCAAATATAGGTAAATCACTCAGATTTTTTTCTAAGTGATTTCAAATATCTACCCATAGAAATAGTTGTGCATAATAATTTCAGGTTTATATACATGTATTGAATGaaagaaaagctaagcaagattcagcaacatctgaaacaGAGGTTTGGGCTTCAGAAGACAATTCATTGGGATGGAACATGAATGGAACACCACAAAGATACCACGTAGGAATATAAGCAATTCAGAGGTAAATCTGCATGCAACTGACATATTATATGTGCAGTATTTggagcaaaatatattttatttatataacataTTAAGATTTATGCATGTATATACATACCAACAATTCTATCATTTTCTTGGTAACTGAGGTAGAACATATTGTTTGTAAATCTGTCTAATCTGGTCTACATGGGCTGTTTAGTTCATGGCGTACAGCGTTGTACCAATAATAGCCATTAGGAAGAGGGTTTTGAAAAGAGATTAGACAATTTGTTTCTTAAAAACCCAAAGGATATCTGCCATGAAGACTCTTTATACTTCCCAAGTTCAGAGATAAAAATAGATGAATTATCTATTAAAAATAgataaacattttgaatttttgtTTGAGGTGGTGAATAGCTGTGGAGACAAGAGTGTTGAAGAGGGCGGGATGGAGAACTTCCAGAAAATATAGAAGCTAGGAGGCAAAATACCAGTCAAGCAGATGCACAGTATATTAGAAAGTCACAATgcaggtttccttccttccttccttccttccttgcttgctttttgGTGAAGAATGAACACTGGGGAACAATGTTTTCACTAATATCTTTCCTCCATGTAACTCCTTCCTATTTTCACCGTGTAGCATTTTCAAATTCAAATCCATATCAACACTTACAGATATGCACTCATAATGGTACAGTGACAAATTTGTGCAAATACATACCTCTTTAGAGATTATAGATGTCTCTGTGTATGTACATAAgtatgagagagagaggcagggagagaaggaagggattGCTTTTGGCAGGTGATGTAGTTCAGGAAATCTTCAAGAGATGGAATGAAGAATGAAATTGTTTTCCTCTCCATCACttgttgtttaattttaaaagtatataaattaacattttaaaatggaagaaatcaaacaaattacGCTATTAAAATTTTAGCAATCCAGTTTTTCCACACATAGAATTCAAAGCACACAAATTCCTATACAGTCAATTTCTGATTAGGAAAGCTTTTTTGAAGCCTAAATCTTTGTGTGCAATAAGGCTGAAGAAGATTCTCTTTGCTCCCCTACCGGGAACAGCTGCAACACAGCTCTAGAACCAACTGATGGCAAATGGACTTCTCTTATTACAAATGGTCCCTTCCCAATACCAAGATCTATAGAAAAGTTGCATAGGGGACTTGATCTGAATTAGTCTGTTAGATCTTGCCGGCTGGAGTTGTACTATCACAAATTAACTAAAATAAATTTTCATATGTATAATATAAAATGGGGAACTTTGTACATCAAAGACCAGCATTTGAAGAGAGGCCTGTTGTTACATTTCTGTGATGAACTCTTTCCTTCCTGCTCTCCCCAGTCCAGCTGGCCTTTAAAGCatgatttttgctttttggtGCCTTTCACGTCCACttattttctccctttcctttctgttttgcctctttctcttcttcctccacccctctcctctcctcccctctcctctcctctcctctccctcaatTTGCATTTTTCTCCAATGCCTTTTTTAGGGGGAACAAGTGGATTCTGGGACATTGGGGTGTTCATGGGAGAAAGGCATGGTTGGGCAAGATAAGGAGTTACTTTGCTCTCTAAATATTCGAAAGTCGTATCTCTatcaaatttcaaattaaaaaaaaagttggcaaaTGAAAAATATTCAGACCACTGTGACAAAGTTTAAGTTAAACTACAGAATTTTTTTGGAAtgcatctgtttattttttaaacagtggccattttcatttaagaaagaaacattaaaatgtacagtatatctctctctttctcaagagTACTATGGCTTTCTAGCCGTTTTCTGACCTCATGGAAACAATGccagagaaagattttttttagttatttatgttaatttgcttgatttttttcttttttttaaataatactttgCCTTTTCCTCCTCTGTCCCACTGAGGTTTCCTTTTTCATCCTGCCCAATTTCTTCAGTGCTGCCCTTCCCATTTAGAATGAGACTGATTGTGACAGAGCAACTGGGAACGTTGGACCTTCCTAGTTTAAAGCTGAACTTACAGTTCAACTTGAAAGGTAACTTAATCTTAAAAGAGTTCTGCTAGGCATCGGCAAAGGAGGGGTGGCAGAGTGCTCCTACTACTGCCTCTTCTACAGGATCTAACTCTGAGCCAGGCTGCCTTCCTCAAATACAGAATTTCCAAGAAAAGATGAGAAGTTCAGCTGATTACTCTTCTGAAGAAGGAATCCTCTCCTGCAATAGCAGAAGTGATAAAGGTGCCATACAATTTATCGGCTGAATGATGAGAAGCAGCGATCTCAGCTCCACCTGGGAAAATCCAACATCTGTAGTCACTGGTCAAGGATAcccatttcccttccttcctaATCTACTGCCTGAATTCCATGGCTCATTCTGGCTGACAGGTCCTTAGAAGAAGACATGTATATTCAGGTCAACGTACGCAATGTCTCTTTGTGCAAAAGATAGTTATGAAAGCTTGACAAGCCATTCAAATGTACGACACCTAACTTGCATTGGTAAATGGGAAAGAATTGAGAGCCATGTgctgattatttttaatgtttaataaggAAACATTAAACTTGGGTcttaaggaaagaggaaggaaggagccataGTAACCAAGATTAATaatgttctttcatttttatttcagaatcACTTTACTTTCCACCAGCAGGGAGGAAATCAGTCAACTACTACAGAATTTATCCTTTTGGGATTTGGCAATCTGCTTGAACTGCGAATAGTCCTCTTCATGTTGTTTCTTCCTGTCTATACTTTGTCCATTGCTGGAAATCTCCTAATTGTTTCACTGGTTGTAGCTGACCAGCGTCTTCAgacccccatgtacttcttcctcgTTAATTTGTCTTGTTTGGAGACCTGTTACATTTCAACCATCCTGCCCAGGATGCTGGCTAGTTTTGTAACTGGAGATCAGTCTATATCTGTCTGTGGATGCATTGtacaatatttcttttttggAGTTTTTGCAGCCACTGAATGCTATCTTCTAGCAATGATGTCTTATGATCGATATTTAGCAATACGCAAACCATTGCATTACACCACTCTCATGAATGGTAGACTCTGCCTCCAGCTGGCTCTCATATCTTGGATGAATGGCCTATTGACCAATAttatcataacttcatttttgtTGGAACTTACCTTCTGTGGACCCAATGAAATTGACCATTTCTTTTGTGATATATATCCAGTGGCAAATATTTCTTGTAGCAATACGCGCTTGGTAAAGCTTGCTTCATTTATTCTAGGACTTATGGGAACAGGCCCCCCTTTTCTCTTAACACTGGTCTCATATATCTGCATTCTTCACACTGTCTTGAACATTAAATCCAAAATAGCCCAGAAGAAGGCCTTTTCCACATGTTCATCCCACCTCATTGTGGTGACACTTTTTTATGGGTCAGTATTCCTCGTCTATGTAGTTCCTGAGATTGAAACTTTAGAAGAACTGCACAAGATATTCTCTGTATTCTATACTGTCTTGACTCCTATTCTCAACCCTCTTATCTACAGTTTGAGGAACAGGGAGGTGAAGGAAGCCCTCTTCAAAGCCTTTAGGAAAGATAGCAGCAAAGTTTTGTAATCTCAGAATGTTACAAAGAATGTTTTCATTGTCGATCAGCATGCTCAAAAATTCAAATTTTGCTAAAACGTCTAAATGAAATAATCTGATCCACTTTTCTCATCCAGTGATAGGCAGATTATAGTTTTCAGCCTGTTAAATGTCTCTGTGTATGTGCAAGATGCATATTTAAATCACGGAGAGAGTTTTCTAGAACAACTTTCTTCCTTTATGTGTTGGGTTTTCTTCTACAAATGCAGCATCATTATTGATATCTGAGTTTGTAAAGTAATATGAATCAGgaatattttttccccctcatgtaCCAGGGAGAAATGATTAACAACATCCCTTTAGGCTGTGATTTCCATTTTAAATCCTCAAAAATCTGCCCAGGATGCTTCATTTTGGATCCCTACACTGAGGTTGGATTCAGTAGCCAAATGTCCCTTTGCAACTCtatgatttcattattttatttcatatccaTTTGTTTTCTGAAATTATTCTCAATAGTTGTCAAGATTACACATTGTCAGGGAGTAGGGTAATGGAATATACATAGTCTTTTACTCTGTTTCCTATCTCCTTTTCCTGTTCCTGTTGTTCATAAACTAACATATTTCTGCACACTGCCTTATGCCCTGTACATGCAGAAATCTCAGC includes:
- the LOC134496377 gene encoding olfactory receptor 6B1-like — its product is MSLCAKDSYESLTSHSNNHFTFHQQGGNQSTTTEFILLGFGNLLELRIVLFMLFLPVYTLSIAGNLLIVSLVVADQRLQTPMYFFLVNLSCLETCYISTILPRMLASFVTGDQSISVCGCIVQYFFFGVFAATECYLLAMMSYDRYLAIRKPLHYTTLMNGRLCLQLALISWMNGLLTNIIITSFLLELTFCGPNEIDHFFCDIYPVANISCSNTRLVKLASFILGLMGTGPPFLLTLVSYICILHTVLNIKSKIAQKKAFSTCSSHLIVVTLFYGSVFLVYVVPEIETLEELHKIFSVFYTVLTPILNPLIYSLRNREVKEALFKAFRKDSSKVL